A window of the Miscanthus floridulus cultivar M001 chromosome 14, ASM1932011v1, whole genome shotgun sequence genome harbors these coding sequences:
- the LOC136504997 gene encoding cytochrome P450 71A1-like, with protein MDLSPFLALLPIALLSLVFFFSTGRKATLSHGDGRRSLPPSPSGFPLVGHLPLLGSLPHRTLRAMAGTHGPVMLLRLGRVPIVVASSAAAAQEAMKARDVAFAGRYRGPMVERLFYGCDMAFAPYGEHWRQARRVCVLHLLSQRCVLSFRRVRQQETAALLDRVRGAGLDDAVNLSHLLVVYSSVVLLRAAFGNDSSYGLDGEGKILRKLLVDVEELLGLGTLGEVVPWLAWVDSMRGVHAKATRMFHALDGFLERGIADHRTRCRGDRREGDGGDDDSRRSFVSVLMDVKEEEAGGILFDTVAVKAIILDMFLAGSSTTASIVEWAMAELINHPDEMRMLQEEIRKVIHGGGDNQVTEDHIGKLRHLKPVLKETLRLHMPSPLVLRETMEDTELLGYHVPACTRVIIDVGAISQDPATWERAEEFLPERWFGDDGGPLAAVAGHDFTFLPFGGGRRGCPGAGFGMASVDLVLTSLLYHFDWELPAGGASTVDMDEVGGLAVRLKKPLRLVAKPWSP; from the exons ATGGACCTCTCACCGTTTCTTGCACTGCTGCCCATTGCCCTTCTCTCGCTCGTGTTCTTCTTCTCCACCGGCAGAAAAGCTACTCTCTCCCATGGAGATGGACGGAGGAGCTTGCCACCGTCGCCGTCGGGCTTCCCTCTCGTCGGGCACCTGCCGCTTCTTGGGTCGCTACCCCACCGGACGCTCCGGGCGATGGCCGGAACGCACGGCCCGGTCATGCTCCTGCGGCTCGGCCGCGTGCCCATCGTGGTGGCCTCCTCGGCGGCCGCGGCGCAGGAAGCCATGAAGGCCCGAGACGTGGCCTTCGCGGGCCGTTACCGCGGACCGATGGTCGAGCGCCTTTTCTATGGGTGTGACATGGCCTTCGCTCCCTACGGCGAGCACTGGCGCCAGGCGCGACGCGTCTGCGTGCTCCACCTTCTTAGCCAGCGCTGCGTGCTCTCCTTCCGACGCGTTCGCCAGCAGGAGACCGCCGCCCTGCTCGACCGCGTCCGCGGCGCCGGTCTCGACGACGCCGTGAACCTGAGCCATCTTCTCGTCGTCTACTCCAGCGTCGTCCTCCTGAGGGCCGCGTTCGGCAACGACTCCAGCTATGGGCTCGACGGAGAAGGGAAGATTCTTAGGAAGTTGTTGGTCGACGTCGAGGAGCTGCTGGGCTTGGGCACGCTCGGCGAGGTGGTGCCGTGGCTGGCGTGGGTGGACTCGATGAGGGGGGTGCATGCCAAGGCAACACGGATGTTTCACGCGCTAGATGGCTTCCTCGAGCGGGGCATCGCAGACCATCGTACGCGGTGCCGTGGAGACCGGCGGGAGGGAGACGGCGGCGACGACGATAGTCGCCGAAGCTTCGTGAGCGTGCTGATGGATGTGAAGGAGGAAGAGGCGGGAGGAATCCTGTTTGACACGGTAGCCGTCAAGGCCATCATCCTG GATATGTTCCTAGCCGGCTCGTCTACGACCGCCTCCATTGTGGAATGGGCAATGGCGGAGCTCATCAACCATCCGGACGAGATGCGCATGCTCCAAGAGGAGATACGCAAGGTCATCCATGGCGGCGGCGACAACCAAGTTACCGAGGACCACATCGGTAAGCTGCGCCACCTCAAGCCGGTGCTCAAGGAGACGCTCCGTCTGCACATGCCGTCGCCGCTCGTGCTGCGGGAGACGATGGAGGACACCGAGCTGCTTGGCTACCATGTTCCAGCGTGCACCCGCGTCATCATCGACGTCGGGGCCATCTCACAGGACCCCGCCACGTGGGAGCGCGCTGAGGAGTTCCTGCCGGAGCGGTGGTTCGGGGACGATGGCGGGCccttggcggcggtggcggggcaCGACTTCACGTTCTTGCCGTTCGGTGGCGGGCGGAGAGGGTGCCCTGGTGCTGGGTTTGGCATGGCGAGCGTCGACCTGGTGCTGACGAGCCTGCTGTACCACTTTGACTGGGAGCTACCGGCCGGTGGGGCGTCCACGGTCGACATGGATGAGGTGGGTGGATTGGCCGTGCGGTTGAAGAAGCCTCTGCGTCTGGTCGCTAAGCCATGGTCTCCTTAG
- the LOC136504998 gene encoding sulfoquinovosyl transferase SQD2-like has product MRVRLSDGEPEKPLVIHVGCFGREKNLDFLKMVMDRLPGVRIAFIGDGPYRTITSTMMTVEYNNCLGTRNCEDLS; this is encoded by the exons ATGCGAGTCAGGCTGAG TGACGGTGAGCCTGAAAAACCACTGGTAATTCATGTCGGATGTTTTGGGCGTGAGAAAAATTTGGATTTTTTGAAGAT GGTAATGGATAGGTTGCCTGGAGTAAGAATTGCATTTATCGGAGATGGACCATACAG GACTATTACTTCTACAATGATGACAGTGGAGTACAACAATTGTTTGGGAACCCGCAACTGTGAAGACTTGAGCTGA